The following proteins are encoded in a genomic region of Brachypodium distachyon strain Bd21 chromosome 1, Brachypodium_distachyon_v3.0, whole genome shotgun sequence:
- the LOC100839770 gene encoding ATP-dependent DNA helicase DDM1: protein MLEEMVVAVENGVKMESAAAATTDADADSPISVLEDEKMSESKDEKASRFVDASTSLPVKFEANGGEVHPIVQALNAEEALLQSVKVETADEYLDASTSLPIDLEAKNGDASFITEVMSKEEEQLYQARLKEEEEEEEAKTKEAAKHAFDPKARFSKLDELLTQTQLFSEFLLEKMEQITDKGVEVKDEEEPVEEPQKGRGRKRKANSKPQYNDKKAKTAVAAMLTRSQEDRSADDGILTEEEKCEIEQAKLVPLMTGGKLKSYQIKGVKWLISLWQNGLNGILADQMGLGKTIQTIGFLAHLKGNGLHGPYMVIAPLSTLSNWLNEISRFVPSLTGLIYHGDKVTRAELRRKFMPKTAGPDFPIIITSYEIAMSDARKVLSHYKWQYVIVDEGHRLKNSKCKLLSELKHIPMDNKLLLTGTPLQNNLAELWSLLNFILPDIFSSHQEFESWFDFSGKGDEEQQEDTDENKRVVVSKLHAILRPFLLRRMKEDVEQMLPRKKEIIIYANMTEHQRQIQTHLIEKTFDDYLLGSADIVLRPGMKAKLNNLMIQMRKNCAHPDLFNAAFDSTGLYPPIGKLLEQCGKFQLFNRLLDSLLKRKHKVLVFSQWTKVLDLIAYYLDTKGLEVCRIDGGVRLEERRRQIAEFNDLNSSLNVFILSTRAGGLGINLTSADTCILYDSDWNPQADLQAMDRCHRIGQTKPVHVYRLATSNSVEGRIIKKAFGKLKLEHVVIGKGQFQQDRAKPNALDEAELLALLRNEQDEEDRMIQTDISDEDLLKVMDRSDLTGPPGAVDATPLVPLKGPGWEVVVASKSGGGMLTALTS, encoded by the exons ATGCTTGAAGAGATGGTGGTCGCTGTGGAGAATGGGGTAAAGATggaatccgccgccgccgccaccactgacgccgacgccgatTCTCCTATTTCCGTTCTGGAGGACGAG aAAATGTCCGAATCCAAGGATGAAAAAGCCAGTCGTTTTGTGGATGCGAGCACGTCCCTGCCTGTTAAGTTCGAGGCCAACGGTGGTGAGGTGCATCCCATAGTCCAGGCGCTGAATGCTGAAGAGGCGCTATTGCAAtcagtcaaagttgagactgCTGATGAGTATTTGGATGCTAGTACTTCTCTTCCTATTGACCTCGAGGCCAAGAACGGTGATGCATCCTTCATTACTGAGGTGATGTCAAAGGAGGAAGAACAATTATATCAGGCCCGgcttaaggaagaagaggaagaagaggaggccaAAACGAAAGAAGCTGCAAAACATGCTTTTGATCCGAAGGCACGGTTTAGCAAGTTGGATGAGCTGCTGACACAGACACAGCTCTTTTCGGAATTTCTACTGGAAAAGATGGAGCAGATCACAGAT AAAGGTGTTGAAGTTAAAGATGAAGAGGAACCTGTGGAAGAGCCGCAGAAAGGACGTGGCAGAAAGAGGAAAGCGAATTCTAAGCCACAGTACAATGAT AAAAAGGCAAAGACAGCAGTTGCAGCCATGCTTACAAGATCACAGGAAGATCGTTCTGCTGATGATGGTATTctcacagaagaagaaaagtgtGAAATAGAGCAAGCCAAGCTTGTTCCTTTAATGACTGGTGGAAAGTTAAAATCTTACCAGATTAAGGGTGTTAAGTGGTTGATATCACTCTGGCAAAATGGGCTAAATGGGATACTAGCTGATCAGATGGGCCTTGGGAAAACAATTCAGACAATTGGGTTTCTTGCCCATCTGAAAGGGAATGGTCTGCATGGTCCATACATGGTTATTGCTCCCCTGTCCACTCTGTCGAACTGGTTGAATGAGATATCGAG GTTTGTTCCATCTCTAACTGGTCTGATTTATCATGGAGACAAGGTGACTCGGGCAGAGCTAAGGAGAAAATTTATGCCCAAAACTGCTGGTCCTGATTTTCCGATAATAATCACTTCATATGAGATAGCTATGTCAGATGCAAGAAAAGTTCTTTCTCATTATAAGTGGCAGTATGTTATTGTAGATGAG GGGCATCGGTTGAAAAATTCAAAGTGTAAATTATTGAGTGAGTTAAAGCACATTCCAATGGATAATAAACTACTTTTAACTGGGACACCTCTTCAGAATAACCTTGCAGAGCTGTGGTCGCTCTTGAACTTCATTTTGCCTGATATATTCTCATCCCATCAGGAGTTTGAGTCATG GTTTGATTTTTCTGGGAAAGGAGACGAGGAACAACAGGAAGATACTGATGAGAACAAGAGAGTTGTTGTTTCAAAGCTTCATGCCATTTTGCGTCCATTCCTTTTAAGACGTATGAAGGAGGATGTAGAACAGATGCTTCCAAGGAAGAAAGAGATAATTATTTACGCTAACATGACTGAACATCAACGTCAAATCCAGACTCATTTGATTGAGAAGACATTCGACGACTACTTGCTTGGGAGCGCAGATATTG TGTTGAGACCTGGCATGAAGGCAAAGCTGAATAATCTAATGATTCAGATGAGGAAGAATTGTGCCCATCCTGATCTTTTCAATGCTGCATTTGACTCAACAG GCCTCTACCCACCTATTGGTAAGCTTCTGGAGCAATGCGGCAAATTTCAGCTGTTCAACAGGTTGCTGGATTCTCTACTCAAACGAAAACACAAG GTTCTAGTATTTTCACAATGGACAAAAGTCTTGGACCTCATAGCTTATTATTTGGATACGAAAGGCCTGGAGGTTTGCCGGATTGATGGTGGTGTCAGAttggaagagaggaggaggcag ATAGCAGAGTTTAATGACTTGAACAGCAGTTTGAATGTCTTCATTCTAAGCACACGTGCTGGCGGTCTTGGTATCAATCTTACTTCTGCTGATACCTGTATACTGTATGACAGTGACTGG AATCCTCAGGCTGATTTGCAGGCCATGGATCGATGCCACCGGATTGGTCAAACAAAACCGGTGCATGTTTATCGCCTGGCAACATCCAATTCTGTTGAG GGACGGATTATTAAGAAAGCTTTTGGAAAGTTGAAGCTAGAGCACGTCGTGATTGGGAAGGGGCAGTTTCAACAAGATAGAGCCAAGCCTAACGCCTTAGAT GAGGCGGAGCTGCTAGCGCTGCTCAGGAACGAGCAGGATGAGGAAGACAGGATGATCCAGACGGACATCAGCGATGAGGACCTTCTGAAGGTGATGGATCGCAGTGATCTCACAGGCCCTCCTGGTGCCGTCGATGCCACCCCTCTTGTTCCCCTCAAAGGGCCTGGCTGGGAGGTCGTGGTTGCGtccaagagcggcggcggcatgctCACAGCGCTCACCAGCTGA